A single window of Flavobacterium aestivum DNA harbors:
- a CDS encoding beta-N-acetylhexosaminidase, giving the protein MKYLIIFLFTSFISFAQIKKEQLDVMPWPQNLTLTEGTFALTKEFKVNITGAPNSRIFLGATNFLRRLDGRTGMFFNQGFITKTNEEPTAQLQINCVRSGKIELYEDESYLLVITGNKITINATTDLGALHGLETLLQLLQNNSNSYYFPNVKISDFPRFTWRGLMMDASRHFMPVDVVKRNIDGMAAVKMNVFHWHLVDDQGWRIEMKKHPKLTQMASDGYYYTQEEIKSIVKYADDRGILVVPELDVPGHGSAILTAYPEIGSKVVTMNSNSTENGKQSVQIQTYTVERNAGIFSPTLDPSNPKTYQLLNEFFDEICPLFPGKYFHIGGDENEGKDWDSNPKIQEFKKKHNLANNHELQTYFTMQLIPMLKKHNKELMGWEEIMTKNMSKSAIIHAWKGPNEGVPAGQSLVDAVKNGYKTVLSNGYYVDLVFGVEDHYVVDPMPNNVSFTEEEKTRILGGEATMWSELATSNTIDSRIWPRTAAIAERLWSDKSVTDINSLRKRLKTVSFRLEELGLTHIKSKEALLRNVSNNQKYVALEDFSNICEPLKKYSRNKGGTEYQMYSPLTLFADVCTPDASDALEFDLAVTKYIKDKSNDNQNVVVGYLNKWIKMNTDLIQLSNNAPLIQPILPLSKNLNDLSELLLLKIDKKQNPDSSVLNDLLEKCNTKAHADVELAIYNSLKKLVQA; this is encoded by the coding sequence ATGAAATACCTAATAATCTTTCTATTTACCTCCTTTATCTCTTTTGCTCAAATAAAAAAAGAGCAACTAGATGTTATGCCGTGGCCACAAAATTTAACACTAACAGAAGGCACTTTTGCTTTGACAAAAGAGTTCAAAGTAAACATTACCGGTGCACCAAATTCAAGAATATTTCTTGGTGCAACAAATTTTTTAAGAAGATTGGATGGTAGAACAGGAATGTTTTTCAATCAGGGGTTTATTACAAAAACGAACGAAGAACCTACTGCTCAATTGCAAATAAATTGTGTACGAAGCGGGAAAATAGAATTGTATGAAGATGAAAGTTACTTACTCGTAATTACCGGAAATAAAATAACCATTAATGCTACAACAGATTTAGGGGCATTACATGGTTTAGAAACATTATTGCAATTGTTGCAAAACAACAGTAATTCCTATTATTTTCCTAATGTGAAAATTTCTGATTTTCCTAGGTTTACATGGAGAGGACTGATGATGGATGCATCAAGACATTTCATGCCGGTTGATGTTGTAAAGAGAAACATTGATGGAATGGCTGCAGTAAAAATGAATGTTTTTCACTGGCATTTAGTAGATGATCAAGGATGGAGAATTGAGATGAAAAAACATCCAAAACTGACTCAAATGGCTTCGGATGGATATTATTATACTCAGGAAGAGATTAAAAGTATAGTAAAATATGCTGATGATAGAGGAATTTTGGTAGTTCCGGAATTAGATGTTCCCGGTCATGGATCAGCCATACTTACGGCTTATCCAGAGATAGGAAGCAAGGTTGTAACAATGAACTCAAATTCTACAGAGAACGGCAAACAGTCAGTTCAGATACAAACGTATACAGTCGAAAGAAATGCTGGTATTTTTTCACCAACATTAGACCCGTCAAATCCTAAGACATATCAGTTACTAAATGAGTTTTTTGATGAAATTTGCCCACTGTTTCCAGGGAAATATTTTCATATAGGAGGAGATGAAAACGAAGGAAAAGATTGGGATTCGAATCCTAAAATACAAGAATTCAAAAAGAAACATAATCTGGCAAACAATCATGAGCTGCAAACGTATTTTACGATGCAATTGATTCCGATGCTCAAAAAGCACAATAAAGAATTAATGGGATGGGAAGAAATTATGACCAAAAATATGTCTAAGTCGGCGATTATTCATGCTTGGAAAGGTCCAAACGAAGGTGTTCCAGCTGGACAATCACTAGTTGATGCAGTAAAAAATGGATATAAAACTGTACTTTCTAATGGCTATTACGTTGATTTGGTTTTTGGGGTTGAAGACCATTATGTTGTAGACCCAATGCCAAATAATGTTTCGTTTACTGAAGAAGAAAAGACCAGAATTTTAGGGGGCGAAGCAACAATGTGGTCAGAATTGGCGACATCAAATACCATTGATTCCAGAATATGGCCAAGAACTGCGGCAATAGCCGAAAGGTTATGGTCTGATAAATCAGTTACAGATATCAATAGCTTGCGCAAAAGATTAAAAACAGTTTCTTTTAGGTTAGAAGAACTCGGTTTAACCCACATCAAAAGCAAAGAAGCTTTGTTAAGAAACGTTAGTAATAATCAAAAGTATGTTGCCTTAGAAGATTTTTCAAATATTTGTGAGCCTCTCAAAAAGTATTCTAGAAATAAAGGAGGTACAGAATATCAAATGTATTCACCACTGACATTGTTTGCAGATGTTTGTACACCAGACGCATCAGATGCTTTAGAATTTGATTTAGCTGTTACAAAATATATTAAAGATAAATCAAATGATAATCAAAATGTTGTAGTTGGTTATTTGAATAAATGGATTAAAATGAATACTGATCTTATTCAGTTAAGTAATAATGCACCACTTATTCAGCCAATTTTGCCACTTTCCAAGAATTTAAATGATTTGTCTGAATTACTATTGTTGAAAATAGATAAAAAGCAAAATCCAGATTCTTCAGTATTAAATGACTTACTGGAGAAATGCAATACAAAAGCACATGCCGATGTTGAATTGGCAATATATAATAGCTTAAAAAAGCTAGTTCAAGCTTAA
- a CDS encoding RagB/SusD family nutrient uptake outer membrane protein codes for MILNKIKTTAICASLLAAVSCTSDFNETNTNPTGITAKDLEQDFNHVRVPFTTVFTGIFNTTHWKYQLQQNLNADIWSGYMATPTPFKGAAGDNSNYNYVDGWNGFIWSLPYTDVMANTLKIEQRTKGKYDQFYAISLILKVEGMHRVTDVFGPIVYSQFGTTNATIPYDSQEEVYTKMFSELDFAVAELTKRVNAGEASTFVSTDMSAYGGDYKKWVKYANSLRLRLAMRIVKIKPALAKTEAEKAIAHPFGVMTTNADIAKVIIPNYIDPILTISSAWGDIRMSADMESIMNGYSDPRLAKYFKESADFPGEYRGIRTGINMIAKSDRTGMSEIGSIVGSNEKVLMTTAEVYFLRAEGALRGWNMGGTAQSLYEAGITTSFAQHGASGAATYITDNVKMAKDFVDVKDAANNGAAVNKVTIAWDEAAINEVKLQKIITQKWIANFPEGQEAWSEYRRTGYPKLFRVLHNTSGGTITTEFGPRRVNFVQSEKDGNPGGVATGLSKLGGPDNGGTRLWWDTTAGNF; via the coding sequence ATGATACTAAATAAAATAAAAACAACTGCTATATGTGCTTCTTTGTTAGCAGCAGTAAGTTGTACAAGCGATTTCAACGAAACGAATACGAACCCGACTGGGATTACTGCGAAGGATCTTGAGCAAGATTTTAACCATGTAAGAGTTCCTTTTACCACCGTGTTTACGGGGATTTTCAATACAACACACTGGAAATACCAATTGCAACAAAACCTAAATGCTGATATATGGTCTGGTTATATGGCTACTCCAACACCTTTTAAAGGAGCTGCAGGAGATAACTCAAATTATAACTATGTTGATGGGTGGAATGGTTTTATCTGGAGTTTGCCTTACACAGACGTAATGGCAAATACGCTTAAAATCGAGCAAAGAACCAAAGGGAAATACGATCAGTTTTATGCTATTTCATTGATTTTGAAAGTAGAAGGAATGCATAGGGTTACAGATGTATTTGGACCAATTGTATATTCTCAATTCGGGACTACAAATGCTACAATCCCTTATGATTCACAAGAAGAAGTATATACTAAAATGTTTTCTGAACTTGATTTTGCAGTAGCTGAATTAACTAAAAGAGTAAACGCAGGAGAGGCTTCAACTTTTGTGAGTACAGATATGAGTGCTTATGGAGGTGATTACAAAAAATGGGTGAAATATGCCAACTCATTGCGTTTACGCTTAGCCATGAGAATTGTAAAAATCAAACCGGCTTTGGCAAAAACAGAAGCTGAAAAGGCAATCGCCCATCCTTTTGGTGTAATGACAACAAATGCTGATATCGCCAAAGTGATTATCCCAAATTACATTGATCCAATTTTAACAATCTCATCTGCATGGGGTGATATTAGAATGTCTGCAGATATGGAGTCTATTATGAATGGATATTCAGACCCAAGACTTGCTAAATACTTTAAGGAATCTGCTGATTTTCCTGGTGAATACAGAGGAATCCGTACAGGTATAAATATGATTGCTAAGTCAGATCGTACGGGTATGTCTGAAATAGGTTCAATTGTAGGCTCAAATGAAAAAGTGTTAATGACTACAGCCGAAGTATATTTCTTAAGAGCAGAAGGAGCATTAAGAGGATGGAATATGGGAGGAACTGCTCAATCTTTATACGAAGCTGGTATAACAACTTCATTTGCACAACATGGCGCTTCTGGTGCAGCTACTTACATTACAGACAACGTAAAAATGGCTAAAGATTTTGTTGATGTTAAAGACGCTGCTAATAATGGAGCTGCAGTAAATAAAGTAACTATTGCTTGGGACGAAGCCGCTATAAATGAAGTGAAACTGCAAAAAATCATCACTCAAAAATGGATTGCTAACTTCCCAGAGGGTCAAGAAGCTTGGTCTGAATACAGAAGAACTGGATATCCTAAACTGTTCAGAGTATTGCATAATACCAGCGGAGGAACAATCACTACAGAATTTGGTCCTCGTAGGGTAAACTTTGTACAGTCTGAAAAAGATGGTAACCCAGGAGGTGTTGCAACAGGACTTTCTAAATTAGGAGGACCTGATAATGGTGGAACCAGACTTTGGTGGGATACCACAGCAGGAAATTTCTAA
- a CDS encoding fibronectin type III domain-containing protein, with the protein MKKTYFLVLLSLVTLICKAQNLDPYLQNVTPTSIYVCWKTSSNSESIVEYGTSASNLNVTVTGNTNVFTDSGYPGNYFYHSTKLINLSPNTKYFYRIKTGTSVSLVKSFKTLPNPGQAATADGHIRFLIMGDNQLKAEPRYDSLVASAKRKIKEKWGSTLSPDDNIAMTFMVGDQVDVGTLDHYENVHFKKNKALSGNIPIQTTVGNHETYGTLGMNSYYDHFFISELSYKGISSGTENYYAMQAGNVLFISLSSEHTGAAQFNWLQQVLTAANSDNTVEWIFSLSHRPYQAEQYVGDISTWVRNTAVPLLVTSSKYAMHIGAHHHLYHRGQLKNTPTYNIISGGTAWDQYWGSSTEQDFEDVQKTICNWIYQIVDIDVTNGKMDIESYSIGSVNKRKNNQLMDVFHRYKNRPAPAKPSITNNFSTNITLPVTISGSTYSTTTNELLNTTQFLISQTPTFDIVKKEVYRDFEDLYGKYGTQKDSTVNVNLGVDITKMNLASNALPNGQYYVKVRYRDQNLEWSPWSDAKGFVIAGSNTVNTEIVTDAQNYAQNAPIKVNFTDAPASTSTWVGLYKDGQTPGGTSPSQTWQYTNGSASGSINFSSGLANKGRYFAAIFSNGGYTEIASRKYFYVGPIPVLSTNQSEYALGSPVVVNFSNGLQLTNDWIGIYRMGVNPGSGTSSTSWQYVTTTSGTKTFNNLPKGYYYAEYYLQNGYNPIGNKVFFKIGDIVTELWINKPVYDLGEQISASWTDAPGIVKDWLGIYHQGDNPNSNPLVSYTYFNGLAQGTKNITGAELPTQTGSYFLVMFTNDSYNEVSNRVVFEVIDSTTKKGSLSKDEFKIDNGLKVYPNPTNGDNQTIVQSDYPIDEIEIFSIDGKLMYATKNVNNNRYSLITQDLPKGTYVLKIHSRKLFTAKLIVK; encoded by the coding sequence ATGAAAAAAACCTACTTTTTAGTATTACTATCATTAGTCACTTTGATATGTAAAGCCCAAAACCTTGATCCCTATTTGCAAAATGTAACACCAACTTCTATATATGTTTGTTGGAAAACAAGCAGTAATTCAGAATCGATTGTAGAATATGGCACATCTGCAAGCAATCTGAATGTTACTGTTACAGGAAATACGAATGTATTTACTGATTCAGGATATCCTGGGAATTATTTCTATCACAGTACAAAACTGATTAACCTTTCTCCAAACACAAAATATTTTTATAGAATTAAAACTGGAACGAGTGTTTCTTTGGTTAAATCATTTAAAACATTGCCAAATCCAGGTCAAGCAGCAACAGCAGATGGGCATATTCGGTTTTTGATTATGGGAGATAATCAATTAAAAGCCGAACCAAGATACGATTCATTAGTAGCATCTGCAAAAAGAAAAATAAAAGAAAAATGGGGTTCAACTTTATCTCCGGATGATAACATTGCCATGACTTTTATGGTAGGTGATCAAGTAGATGTAGGTACTTTAGACCATTACGAGAACGTACATTTTAAAAAGAATAAAGCACTCTCCGGAAATATTCCAATTCAAACCACAGTGGGTAATCATGAAACTTATGGTACTTTGGGAATGAACTCCTATTATGACCATTTTTTTATCAGTGAATTATCGTATAAAGGAATTTCATCTGGCACAGAAAACTATTATGCAATGCAAGCGGGAAATGTATTGTTTATCAGCTTAAGTTCTGAACATACTGGAGCTGCCCAATTCAACTGGTTGCAACAAGTTTTAACAGCAGCCAATTCAGATAATACTGTAGAGTGGATATTTTCATTAAGCCATAGACCATATCAGGCAGAGCAATATGTAGGGGATATCTCTACATGGGTAAGAAATACTGCCGTTCCCTTGTTAGTAACCTCCTCAAAATATGCCATGCATATAGGTGCACATCATCACCTTTATCATAGAGGACAATTGAAAAACACTCCTACATACAACATCATTTCAGGAGGTACTGCTTGGGATCAATACTGGGGATCATCTACAGAACAAGATTTTGAAGACGTTCAAAAAACAATTTGCAACTGGATCTATCAAATTGTGGATATTGATGTAACAAATGGAAAAATGGATATAGAAAGCTATTCTATCGGAAGCGTAAACAAAAGGAAAAACAACCAATTAATGGATGTGTTTCATAGGTATAAAAACAGACCTGCACCCGCAAAACCTTCCATCACAAATAATTTTAGCACCAATATTACTTTGCCGGTAACTATATCTGGTTCTACATATAGTACAACAACAAATGAATTATTAAATACAACTCAATTTTTAATTTCACAAACTCCAACTTTCGATATTGTAAAGAAAGAAGTATATCGTGATTTTGAAGATTTGTATGGTAAATACGGTACACAAAAAGATTCAACAGTGAATGTTAATCTTGGCGTGGATATTACTAAGATGAATTTGGCTTCGAATGCGCTTCCTAATGGCCAATATTATGTAAAGGTAAGATACAGAGATCAAAATTTAGAGTGGTCGCCTTGGAGTGATGCAAAAGGATTTGTCATTGCTGGCAGTAATACTGTCAATACAGAAATAGTTACAGACGCTCAAAATTATGCTCAAAATGCCCCTATAAAAGTAAACTTTACTGATGCCCCAGCCAGTACATCTACATGGGTAGGCTTATATAAAGACGGGCAAACTCCGGGAGGAACATCTCCTTCCCAAACATGGCAATATACCAATGGTAGTGCCAGTGGCTCTATTAATTTCTCAAGCGGATTAGCTAATAAAGGACGTTATTTTGCTGCCATATTTTCAAATGGAGGCTATACAGAAATTGCATCTAGAAAGTATTTTTATGTTGGACCAATTCCGGTATTAAGTACCAACCAATCAGAATATGCTCTAGGTTCTCCTGTAGTGGTTAATTTCAGCAATGGTCTTCAATTGACTAACGATTGGATAGGTATTTATAGAATGGGAGTTAATCCAGGATCGGGCACTTCATCAACGAGCTGGCAATATGTTACGACCACTTCGGGAACTAAAACATTTAACAATCTACCTAAAGGATATTATTATGCAGAATACTATCTGCAAAACGGATATAACCCGATTGGTAATAAAGTGTTTTTCAAAATAGGGGACATTGTTACTGAATTATGGATAAATAAACCAGTGTATGACCTTGGAGAACAAATTTCTGCCTCATGGACAGATGCTCCCGGAATTGTAAAAGACTGGCTGGGAATTTATCATCAAGGTGATAATCCCAATAGTAATCCATTAGTGAGTTACACTTATTTTAATGGACTTGCCCAAGGAACAAAAAATATCACGGGAGCAGAATTACCTACACAAACAGGAAGTTATTTTTTAGTAATGTTTACAAACGATTCTTATAATGAAGTCTCCAATAGAGTTGTTTTTGAAGTTATTGATAGTACAACAAAGAAAGGTAGTTTAAGTAAGGATGAATTTAAGATTGACAATGGATTAAAAGTTTATCCAAATCCAACAAATGGAGACAATCAAACAATTGTACAGTCAGATTATCCAATAGATGAAATAGAAATATTTAGTATAGATGGCAAATTGATGTACGCCACTAAAAACGTAAATAATAATAGATATTCATTAATTACCCAGGATTTGCCAAAAGGAACTTATGTTCTAAAAATTCATTCCCGTAAATTATTTACAGCTAAATTAATTGTAAAATAA
- the pyrR gene encoding bifunctional pyr operon transcriptional regulator/uracil phosphoribosyltransferase PyrR, with protein MNQKVLLTSKEVNIILHRLACQLIEKHLDFSDTILVGIQPRGTFLAERLKDLLENEYQVPNVLLGYLDITFFRDDFRRTNKPLEANKTQIDFLVENKKVIFIDDVLYTGRSIRAALTAIQSFGRPSAIELLTLIDRRFSRDLPIQPDYRGRQVDAINGEKVKVCWVEQDGEDGVYLVTN; from the coding sequence ATGAATCAAAAAGTATTGCTCACTTCTAAGGAAGTCAATATCATTCTGCACCGTTTGGCTTGTCAATTAATTGAAAAGCATCTTGATTTTTCGGATACTATTTTAGTTGGAATCCAACCTAGAGGAACTTTTTTAGCGGAGCGCTTAAAAGATTTGTTAGAGAATGAATATCAAGTACCAAATGTTCTTTTAGGCTATTTGGATATTACTTTTTTTAGAGATGATTTTCGTAGAACAAACAAGCCTTTAGAAGCCAATAAAACCCAAATCGATTTTTTAGTTGAGAATAAAAAAGTCATTTTTATAGATGATGTATTATACACTGGACGTAGCATTCGTGCAGCATTAACAGCAATACAGTCCTTTGGAAGGCCCTCAGCGATCGAATTATTAACATTAATTGATCGTCGATTTAGTAGAGATTTGCCAATACAACCCGATTATAGAGGTCGTCAGGTAGATGCAATCAATGGTGAAAAAGTAAAAGTATGTTGGGTAGAACAAGATGGGGAAGACGGAGTTTACTTGGTTACTAATTAA
- the nagB gene encoding glucosamine-6-phosphate deaminase translates to MITTSIFKKDITFKTAGQFEETRFEKIHNVIFKNSAEASIVVAHEIADLIRSKQAKNKTCVLGLATGSSPIKVYQELVRMHKEEGLSFANVVTFNLDEYYPMPKESNQSYHHFMHQHLFNHVDIKPENVNIPDGTVAIEDLNQFCVDYELKIKSAGGLDFQLLGIGRTGHVGFNEPGSHINSGTRIITLDHITRVDASGDFNGIGNVPKKAVTMGVSTILRSKRIVLMAWGQNKASIIKRTIQGEISSEVPATFLQNHKNTTFVLDEGAASELTRLETPWLVGECIWTEQLKNKAIVWLCQHSNKSILKLTDRDYNNNGMSDLLAAGGSSSYDLNINMFNVLQHTITGWPGGKPNTDDSNRPERSTPAKKRVILFSPHPDDDVISMGGTFAKLIKQGHDVHVVYQTSGNIAVTDDEALKFAEVCNDFVGENQTGINFQSVIDTLNAKTQGEMDSLEVRKLKGLIRRRESYAAVRYIGLKDENVHFLDLPFYETGLIQKNPLGAEDIAIVKDIIAQIKPHQVFAAGDLADPHGTHEVCLNAIFAAMGELKSESYMNDCWLWLYRGAWHEWDVHDIDMAVPLSPDEVLIKRQAILCHQSQKDRVMFQGNDAREFWVRAEDRNKNTARIYDDLGLAEYEAIEAFKRFEY, encoded by the coding sequence ATGATTACTACATCAATTTTTAAAAAAGACATAACCTTTAAGACAGCTGGACAGTTTGAAGAAACCCGTTTTGAAAAAATACACAATGTAATTTTTAAGAATTCAGCAGAAGCTTCCATTGTTGTGGCTCATGAAATTGCAGATTTAATCCGTTCCAAACAAGCCAAAAACAAAACCTGCGTACTAGGACTGGCAACAGGCTCATCTCCTATAAAAGTATACCAGGAATTGGTTCGTATGCATAAAGAAGAAGGATTAAGTTTTGCCAATGTTGTAACTTTTAACTTAGATGAGTACTACCCAATGCCAAAGGAAAGTAACCAGAGTTACCACCACTTTATGCATCAACACCTTTTTAATCATGTAGACATAAAACCTGAAAATGTCAATATTCCAGACGGAACAGTAGCCATTGAGGATTTGAACCAGTTTTGTGTAGATTATGAATTGAAGATAAAAAGTGCAGGAGGACTAGATTTTCAATTACTGGGAATAGGGCGTACAGGACATGTAGGATTCAACGAGCCAGGTTCACACATCAACTCGGGAACTCGTATCATTACTTTGGATCATATAACAAGAGTAGATGCTTCGGGAGATTTTAACGGAATCGGAAATGTTCCTAAAAAAGCCGTAACCATGGGAGTTTCTACAATCCTTAGATCTAAAAGAATAGTATTGATGGCTTGGGGACAAAATAAAGCATCGATAATAAAACGAACAATCCAAGGCGAGATTAGTTCTGAGGTACCAGCGACCTTTTTGCAGAATCATAAGAATACCACTTTTGTATTAGATGAAGGTGCTGCCTCAGAATTAACACGTTTGGAAACCCCATGGTTGGTTGGCGAATGTATCTGGACAGAACAACTAAAAAACAAAGCGATAGTTTGGTTATGCCAACATAGCAACAAATCGATACTAAAATTAACGGATAGAGATTACAACAACAACGGAATGTCAGATTTATTGGCAGCAGGAGGAAGTTCATCCTATGATTTGAACATCAATATGTTCAACGTTTTGCAGCATACCATAACAGGATGGCCAGGAGGAAAACCCAATACAGATGATTCCAACAGACCGGAACGCTCAACACCGGCAAAGAAAAGAGTAATACTTTTTAGCCCACATCCGGATGATGACGTGATTTCTATGGGAGGAACATTTGCTAAATTAATAAAGCAAGGGCATGATGTACATGTGGTGTATCAAACATCAGGGAATATAGCCGTTACAGATGATGAAGCATTAAAATTTGCGGAAGTCTGTAATGATTTTGTGGGAGAAAATCAAACTGGGATAAATTTTCAATCGGTTATTGATACCCTAAATGCCAAAACACAAGGTGAAATGGATTCCTTGGAAGTTCGCAAATTGAAAGGTTTAATTAGAAGAAGAGAATCCTATGCCGCAGTTAGGTATATTGGACTAAAAGATGAAAACGTACATTTCCTGGACTTACCGTTTTACGAAACCGGATTAATACAAAAGAATCCATTGGGGGCGGAAGACATTGCCATTGTAAAGGATATCATTGCACAAATAAAACCACATCAGGTATTTGCAGCAGGAGATTTAGCCGATCCACACGGAACGCATGAAGTATGTCTGAATGCCATATTTGCGGCAATGGGGGAATTAAAATCAGAATCCTACATGAATGATTGTTGGTTGTGGTTGTACAGAGGGGCTTGGCACGAATGGGATGTTCATGATATAGACATGGCAGTTCCGCTGAGTCCAGATGAAGTTTTAATAAAAAGACAAGCCATTTTATGTCACCAATCACAAAAAGACAGAGTAATGTTTCAAGGAAATGATGCCAGAGAATTTTGGGTACGAGCCGAAGACCGTAACAAAAACACCGCAAGGATATATGATGATTTAGGTCTTGCCGAGTATGAAGCTATTGAAGCTTTTAAACGTTTTGAATATTAA
- a CDS encoding ABC-F family ATP-binding cassette domain-containing protein, producing MLTVNNLSVQFGKRILFDEVNTTFTHGNVYGVIGANGAGKSTFLKILAGDMDPTSGHIHLEPGKRMSVLNQNHNMFDEHTVLETVLMGNKVLYAVKKEMDELYLDYNDDNADRIGELQVQFEEMNGWNADSDAASMLSNLGITEDNHYTLMSDLEGKMKVRVLLAQALFGNPDLLIMDEPTNDLDFETIAWLENFLANYENTVIVVSHDRHFLDSVCTHISDIDFNKINHYSGNYTFWYESSQLAAKQRAQQNKKAEEKKQELEEFIRRFSANVAKSKQATSRKKMISKLNIAEIKPSSRRYPAIIFDQDREAGDQILNVQNLSASIDGEVLFKGVDLNMAKGDKIVLFSRDSRATTAFYEILNGNQKADSGEFDWGVTTNQAYLPAENHSFFENDLTLVDWLRQWAKTEEERDEVYIRGFLGKMIFSGEEALKTSRVLSGGEKVRCMLSRMMMERANILMLDEPTNHLDLESITAFNNSLKNYKGSVIFTTHDHEFAQTVGNRVVELTPNGVIDRYMTFDEYLDDEKIQEQRKKMYTV from the coding sequence ATGTTAACAGTTAATAATTTATCAGTTCAGTTTGGCAAACGAATTTTGTTCGACGAAGTAAATACAACCTTTACACACGGAAACGTTTACGGAGTTATTGGAGCCAATGGTGCTGGAAAATCAACTTTTCTTAAAATATTAGCAGGTGATATGGACCCAACTTCGGGACATATTCATTTGGAACCAGGAAAACGTATGTCGGTTTTAAACCAAAACCACAATATGTTTGACGAACATACAGTACTTGAAACTGTTTTGATGGGTAACAAAGTTTTGTATGCCGTTAAAAAAGAGATGGATGAACTTTACTTAGATTATAATGATGATAATGCAGATAGAATAGGGGAGTTACAAGTGCAGTTTGAAGAGATGAACGGATGGAATGCTGATTCTGACGCTGCATCTATGTTATCCAATCTTGGAATTACAGAAGACAACCATTATACTTTAATGAGTGATTTGGAAGGGAAAATGAAAGTTCGTGTGCTTTTGGCACAAGCTCTTTTTGGAAATCCGGATTTACTTATTATGGATGAGCCTACCAATGACCTGGATTTTGAAACAATTGCCTGGTTAGAAAATTTCTTAGCAAATTATGAAAATACCGTAATTGTAGTTTCTCACGACAGACACTTTTTAGATTCAGTTTGTACACACATATCTGATATTGATTTTAATAAAATTAATCATTATTCAGGGAATTATACTTTTTGGTATGAGTCTAGTCAATTAGCGGCTAAACAGCGTGCTCAACAAAACAAAAAGGCCGAAGAAAAGAAACAGGAATTAGAAGAATTTATTCGTCGTTTTAGTGCGAACGTGGCTAAATCTAAACAAGCTACTTCCCGTAAAAAAATGATTTCTAAATTGAATATAGCCGAAATCAAACCATCTAGCCGTCGTTATCCTGCTATTATTTTTGATCAAGACCGTGAAGCTGGAGATCAAATCCTGAACGTACAAAACTTAAGTGCTTCTATCGATGGAGAGGTTTTGTTTAAAGGAGTAGATTTGAATATGGCCAAAGGTGATAAAATTGTCCTTTTTTCAAGAGATTCACGTGCTACGACAGCCTTTTATGAAATATTAAATGGAAATCAAAAAGCTGATTCAGGAGAATTTGATTGGGGAGTTACCACAAACCAAGCGTATTTGCCAGCAGAAAATCACTCGTTTTTTGAAAACGATTTGACATTGGTGGATTGGTTACGTCAATGGGCAAAAACAGAGGAAGAGCGTGATGAAGTTTATATTAGAGGTTTCCTGGGGAAAATGATTTTCTCAGGTGAAGAAGCTTTAAAAACAAGCCGTGTATTATCAGGAGGAGAAAAAGTTCGTTGCATGTTGTCTCGAATGATGATGGAAAGAGCTAATATCTTGATGTTAGACGAACCAACCAATCACTTAGATTTGGAATCTATCACCGCTTTCAATAATTCATTGAAAAATTATAAAGGATCGGTTATTTTTACCACACATGACCATGAATTTGCTCAAACTGTTGGTAACCGTGTGGTTGAATTAACACCAAACGGAGTTATCGATCGTTATATGACTTTTGATGAGTATTTGGATGATGAGAAAATTCAAGAACAAAGAAAGAAAATGTACACTGTTTAG